A DNA window from Janibacter sp. A1S7 contains the following coding sequences:
- a CDS encoding DMT family transporter translates to MPWIILLASAGFEAVWATALGRADNFTHPVPSAVFVVALAISMVGLGVAVRTIPIGTGYAIWTGVGAALTVIWAMASGEEAFAPVKALLIAGIIVAVVGLTLAPSRSDDRQDEGGGERLPLRPAG, encoded by the coding sequence GTGCCGTGGATCATCCTGCTGGCCAGTGCCGGTTTCGAGGCCGTCTGGGCGACCGCCCTGGGTCGTGCCGACAACTTCACCCACCCGGTGCCGAGCGCCGTCTTCGTCGTCGCCCTCGCGATCAGCATGGTCGGCCTCGGGGTCGCCGTGCGCACGATCCCGATCGGGACGGGCTACGCGATCTGGACCGGCGTCGGCGCCGCGCTCACCGTCATCTGGGCCATGGCCTCCGGCGAGGAGGCCTTCGCCCCGGTGAAGGCCCTGCTCATCGCCGGGATCATCGTCGCCGTCGTCGGGCTCACGCTCGCCCCCAGCCGTTCCGACGACCGGCAGGACGAAGGGGGAGGCGAGCGCCTCCCCCTTCGTCCTGCCGGCTGA
- a CDS encoding Trm112 family protein, translating to MTTSTIEPWLREILRCPACRAELRDESGDRGPELVCTDAACALAYRVDRGIPVLLVDEARKPV from the coding sequence ATGACCACGTCCACGATCGAGCCCTGGCTGCGCGAGATCCTGCGTTGCCCCGCGTGCCGCGCCGAGTTGCGCGACGAGAGCGGCGACCGCGGTCCTGAACTGGTGTGCACCGACGCTGCATGCGCCCTGGCCTACCGGGTGGACCGGGGCATCCCCGTGCTACTCGTCGACGAGGCCCGCAAGCCGGTCTGA
- a CDS encoding metallopeptidase family protein — protein sequence MSRHRDRRGHGMRGPLAHPGVPAMTSRAQAFDDLVLDVARRYEPVLGRRWSQVEFAVEEVPPSDPASWEEGVPLARLWPARGRLPARIVVYRRPILTAARGRNHAVIVHDVLVEQIALLLGVAPWEIDPDRR from the coding sequence ATGAGCCGCCATCGGGATCGACGAGGGCACGGGATGCGTGGGCCGTTGGCCCACCCGGGTGTCCCGGCGATGACCTCGCGCGCCCAGGCCTTCGACGACCTCGTCCTCGATGTCGCCCGCCGTTACGAGCCCGTGCTGGGACGGCGCTGGTCGCAGGTGGAGTTCGCGGTCGAGGAGGTCCCGCCCTCCGACCCCGCGTCATGGGAGGAGGGCGTCCCCCTCGCTCGGTTGTGGCCGGCCAGGGGGAGGCTGCCTGCCCGGATCGTCGTCTACCGTCGCCCGATCCTCACGGCGGCCAGGGGGCGCAACCACGCGGTCATCGTGCACGACGTGCTCGTGGAGCAGATCGCGCTGCTGCTGGGCGTCGCCCCGTGGGAGATCGACCCGGACCGTCGCTGA
- a CDS encoding DUF808 domain-containing protein has protein sequence MSGGLVALLDDISVLARMAAASVDDVGAAAGRASAKAAGVVVDDTAVTPQYVEGLDPRRELPIIKRITIGSLRNKLVFIVPAILLLNAFLPWALSPLLMIGGTYLCFEGAEKVWEKLSGHGPQTSVAGDTGQRTRVDEDQIVRSAVTTDFILSAEIMVISLKAVLDEGLGSSFWFLLAVLVVVAVVITAGVYGTVGLIVKMDDIGLHLSRSDSGVTQTVGRGMVKGMPKLLTVLSVVGVFAMLWVGGHIILVGLAEDPINWPPLYDVVHHLEVTVSEATGALGGALGWVTNTVCSMVLGAVVGAVVVAVMHVLPLGHEATDAAAH, from the coding sequence ATGAGCGGAGGTCTCGTCGCACTCCTCGACGACATCTCCGTGCTCGCACGTATGGCTGCTGCCTCCGTCGACGACGTGGGCGCCGCCGCCGGGCGGGCGAGCGCCAAGGCCGCCGGAGTCGTCGTGGACGACACGGCCGTGACGCCGCAGTACGTCGAGGGCCTCGACCCCAGGCGCGAGCTGCCGATCATCAAGCGGATCACCATCGGGTCGTTGCGCAACAAGCTCGTCTTCATCGTCCCGGCCATCCTGCTGCTCAACGCCTTCCTGCCGTGGGCGCTGTCGCCGTTGCTCATGATCGGTGGCACCTACCTGTGCTTCGAGGGAGCGGAGAAGGTCTGGGAGAAGCTCTCCGGCCACGGCCCGCAGACCAGTGTCGCCGGCGACACGGGGCAACGGACGAGGGTCGACGAGGACCAGATCGTCAGGAGCGCCGTGACGACCGACTTCATCCTCTCCGCGGAGATCATGGTCATCTCCCTCAAGGCGGTGCTCGACGAGGGGCTCGGGTCCTCCTTCTGGTTCCTCCTGGCGGTGCTGGTCGTCGTCGCCGTCGTCATCACCGCGGGTGTCTACGGCACCGTCGGGCTCATCGTGAAGATGGATGACATCGGCCTGCACCTGAGCCGGTCCGACTCGGGCGTCACGCAGACGGTCGGTCGCGGCATGGTCAAGGGCATGCCCAAGCTGCTCACCGTCCTGTCGGTCGTGGGTGTCTTCGCGATGCTGTGGGTCGGCGGGCACATCATCCTCGTCGGGCTGGCCGAGGACCCGATCAACTGGCCGCCGCTCTACGACGTCGTCCATCACCTCGAGGTCACCGTCTCCGAGGCGACCGGCGCGCTCGGCGGCGCCCTCGGCTGGGTGACCAACACCGTCTGCTCGATGGTCCTCGGTGCCGTCGTCGGTGCCGTCGTCGTCGCGGTCATGCACGTGCTGCCCCTCGGCCACGAGGCGACGGACGCTGCCGCCCACTGA
- a CDS encoding DUF3499 domain-containing protein — translation MTLSRQCSRAACPRPAAGTLTYVYSDSTVVLGPLATYAEPHAYDLCDQHASRLTAPRGWDVVRLATDQPPPASHDDLVAIAEAVRTRPAPSTDSERTAHVPTGARPEPDSVTETGRRGHLRVLRDLD, via the coding sequence GTGACTCTTTCCCGACAGTGCTCCCGAGCGGCGTGCCCGCGACCGGCTGCCGGGACGCTCACCTACGTCTATTCCGACTCGACCGTCGTCCTGGGCCCGCTGGCCACCTACGCGGAGCCGCACGCCTACGACCTGTGCGACCAGCACGCCTCGCGCCTGACGGCTCCCCGCGGCTGGGATGTCGTGCGACTGGCCACCGACCAGCCGCCACCCGCGTCCCATGACGACCTCGTCGCCATCGCGGAAGCGGTGCGCACCCGCCCCGCGCCGAGCACCGACTCCGAGCGCACCGCGCACGTCCCCACGGGCGCCCGCCCGGAGCCCGACAGCGTGACCGAGACCGGCCGCCGCGGCCATCTGCGTGTCCTGCGCGACCTCGACTGA
- a CDS encoding SIS domain-containing protein has translation MMSPFDETLLDDEEHRRAVDSSDMIRALAGAGAQVRRAVTLSEESDLARVADGARPRAVHVAAVGGSETVASVLDLLVSHRSPVLLTADGSGPLPGWVGTLDLVIAVSLSGRAEGPVRQAHEAGRRGAHVLTIGAPDSPLASAAAAARGVHVPIDPGTGHSRTALWSLVVPAVLATSACGVIDVSSSVLLAVADRLDAQAEACRPDAEHFVNPAKSLATDLSEISPVILGDGVVTGVAASRTSAMLARTSRVPATWGRLPDAASQVVACLSGPLAGSGTAPDGGRDIFADPYLDGPARPALGLVLLRDPVPTGDPDPREVERHNTAQSVADRAEGSGVRVLEQVAGSGHDLERLAEHIALTDFASTYLAVGHGFDPASAPGIDDLHLPRKA, from the coding sequence ATGATGTCGCCCTTCGACGAGACCCTGCTCGACGACGAGGAGCACCGGCGTGCCGTCGACTCCTCGGACATGATCCGGGCCCTCGCCGGCGCCGGCGCCCAGGTGCGTCGCGCGGTCACCCTGAGCGAGGAGAGCGACCTGGCACGGGTCGCGGACGGGGCCCGTCCCAGGGCGGTGCACGTGGCGGCAGTCGGCGGGTCGGAGACCGTCGCCTCCGTCCTCGACCTGCTCGTCTCCCACCGCTCGCCGGTGCTCCTGACGGCGGACGGGTCCGGCCCCCTTCCCGGTTGGGTCGGGACCCTCGACCTGGTGATCGCGGTCTCCCTGTCCGGCCGTGCGGAGGGACCCGTCCGCCAGGCCCACGAGGCCGGGCGCCGGGGCGCGCACGTGCTGACCATCGGGGCGCCGGACAGCCCGCTCGCGAGTGCCGCAGCGGCTGCGCGGGGGGTGCACGTGCCGATCGACCCGGGCACCGGGCACTCCCGCACGGCGCTGTGGAGCCTCGTGGTGCCGGCAGTGCTCGCCACCTCGGCGTGTGGGGTCATCGACGTGTCCTCGAGCGTGCTCCTCGCGGTCGCCGACCGGTTGGATGCGCAGGCGGAGGCCTGTCGCCCCGATGCCGAGCACTTCGTCAACCCCGCCAAGTCGCTCGCGACCGACCTGAGCGAGATCTCCCCGGTCATCCTGGGGGACGGGGTCGTCACCGGTGTCGCCGCGAGCCGCACGAGCGCCATGCTCGCGCGCACCAGTCGGGTCCCGGCCACGTGGGGACGGCTGCCGGATGCGGCGTCCCAGGTCGTGGCCTGCCTCTCCGGTCCCCTCGCCGGGTCGGGGACAGCACCCGACGGAGGCCGCGACATCTTCGCCGATCCCTACCTGGACGGCCCCGCTCGGCCGGCCCTGGGGCTGGTGCTGCTGCGCGACCCGGTGCCCACCGGCGATCCCGACCCGCGGGAGGTCGAGCGGCACAACACCGCCCAGTCCGTCGCCGACCGGGCCGAGGGCTCCGGGGTGCGCGTCCTGGAGCAGGTGGCCGGTTCCGGGCACGACCTCGAGCGGCTGGCCGAGCACATCGCCCTGACCGATTTCGCGAGCACCTACCTCGCGGTCGGTCACGGCTTCGACCCGGCGAGCGCACCGGGCATCGATGATCTCCATCTCCCACGGAAGGCCTGA
- a CDS encoding phosphomannomutase/phosphoglucomutase, translating to MTALADLVKAYDVRGLVPDQLDADVVHALAAAFAEVVALADEAPAVVVGHDMRPSSPELVDAFAAGVTARGVDVVLIGLASTDGLYYASGALDLPGAMFTASHNPARYNGIKFCRSGARPVGQDTGLVSIRDLAQRHLDAGVTTFDGVTPGRVSRRGVLADYATFLRGLVDLGGARPLRVTVDAANGMGGLTVPAVLGTEAGLADLPLTIDPMYFELDGTFPNHEANPLDPANLVDLQDRVRSHGADIGIAFDGDADRCFVVDEAGDPISPSAITAMIARREVAREVADGREAGEVAIVHNAITSAAVPEIIAECGAQPVPTRVGHSYVKAVMSEHDAVFGGEHSAHYYFRDFWFADTGMLAAMHVLAALGESDAPLSEVMAPYERYVSSGEVNSTVEDADAVTERVRHAYADRDDVVLDHLDGMTVLRPEQPMWWFNLRASNTEPLLRLNVEAADTHTMTRVRDDVLMMIRETR from the coding sequence GTGACCGCCCTCGCCGACCTCGTCAAGGCCTATGACGTCCGTGGTCTCGTCCCCGACCAGTTGGATGCCGACGTCGTCCACGCCCTCGCAGCCGCCTTCGCCGAGGTCGTCGCGCTCGCCGACGAGGCGCCGGCGGTCGTCGTCGGCCACGACATGCGGCCGAGCTCCCCGGAGCTCGTCGACGCGTTTGCCGCCGGCGTCACCGCGCGAGGGGTCGACGTGGTCCTCATCGGTCTGGCCAGCACGGATGGGCTCTACTACGCCAGCGGTGCCCTCGACCTGCCGGGCGCCATGTTCACCGCCAGTCACAACCCGGCGCGGTACAACGGCATCAAGTTCTGCCGCTCCGGAGCCCGGCCCGTCGGGCAGGACACCGGCCTGGTGAGCATCCGCGACCTCGCCCAGAGGCACCTCGATGCGGGTGTGACCACCTTCGACGGCGTCACCCCCGGTCGGGTGTCCCGCCGTGGGGTCCTGGCCGACTACGCCACCTTCCTGCGCGGGCTCGTCGACCTGGGCGGGGCACGACCGCTGCGGGTGACCGTCGACGCCGCCAACGGCATGGGTGGCCTGACCGTCCCGGCCGTCCTCGGGACCGAGGCCGGCCTGGCGGACCTGCCACTGACGATCGACCCGATGTACTTCGAGCTCGACGGGACCTTCCCCAACCACGAGGCCAATCCGCTCGATCCCGCGAACCTCGTCGACCTGCAGGACCGGGTGCGCAGCCACGGGGCCGACATCGGCATCGCCTTCGACGGTGACGCAGACCGGTGCTTCGTCGTCGACGAGGCGGGGGACCCGATCAGTCCGAGCGCGATCACTGCGATGATCGCCCGCCGCGAGGTGGCCCGGGAGGTCGCCGACGGCCGCGAGGCGGGGGAGGTCGCGATCGTCCACAACGCGATCACCTCCGCCGCCGTGCCCGAGATCATCGCCGAGTGCGGCGCGCAACCCGTCCCCACCCGGGTGGGGCACTCCTACGTCAAGGCGGTCATGAGCGAGCACGACGCCGTCTTCGGCGGTGAGCACTCCGCGCACTACTACTTCCGGGACTTCTGGTTCGCCGACACGGGGATGCTCGCCGCGATGCACGTCCTCGCGGCGCTGGGGGAGTCCGACGCCCCGCTGAGCGAGGTCATGGCGCCCTACGAGCGCTACGTCTCCTCCGGGGAGGTCAACTCCACGGTCGAGGACGCCGACGCGGTCACCGAGCGCGTGCGGCATGCCTACGCCGACCGCGATGACGTCGTCCTCGACCATCTCGACGGCATGACCGTCCTCCGGCCGGAGCAGCCGATGTGGTGGTTCAACCTGCGCGCGAGCAACACCGAGCCCCTGCTGCGGCTGAACGTCGAGGCGGCCGACACCCACACGATGACCCGGGTGCGAGACGATGTGCTGATGATGATCCGGGAGACACGATGA
- a CDS encoding mycothione reductase has protein sequence MIDVDIAVIGSGSGNSLVTDELADRRFAIIEGGDVFGGTCLNVGCIPTKMYVHVAEVATMVREGGRLGVDATLDRVRFTDVRDRVFAGRIDQIAAAGEVYRRDDESLELLRGHARFTGPRTLRVDLRDGGTEEVRAGQVVIATGSRASIPEEIAVAARREGITLHTSDTVMRLPEQPARMLVVGGGFIAAEMAHIFSAFGTRVTIAARGGALLRHLDDELVEVFTARAREQWDVRTSTTVTDLHRDEGGITATLSDGSHAEVDVVLVATGRAPSTSDLGLDVAGVDVHEDGRVVVDAHGRTTADGVWSLGDASSPFQLKHVANHEARVVAHNLAHPQDLQAFDHGSVPEAVFTHPQIATVGLTESQAVAAGVDVVTKVQKYGDTAYGWAMEDTTSVCKVVADRRTGRLVGGHLVGPEASTLVQPLIQMMAFDQPVSQMVRGQYWIHPALTEVVENALLGLDLNPVEDHIEYPHPD, from the coding sequence GTGATTGACGTCGACATCGCCGTGATCGGCAGCGGATCCGGCAACAGCCTCGTCACGGACGAGCTGGCCGACCGCCGATTCGCCATCATCGAGGGCGGTGACGTCTTCGGTGGCACGTGCCTCAACGTCGGCTGCATCCCCACGAAGATGTACGTCCACGTCGCCGAGGTCGCGACCATGGTGCGCGAGGGCGGCCGACTCGGCGTCGACGCCACCCTCGACCGGGTGCGTTTCACCGATGTGCGCGACCGGGTCTTCGCCGGACGCATCGACCAGATCGCCGCTGCCGGTGAGGTCTACCGCAGGGACGACGAGAGCCTTGAGCTCCTGCGCGGACACGCGCGGTTCACCGGACCCCGCACCCTGCGCGTCGATCTGCGGGACGGGGGTACCGAGGAGGTCCGGGCCGGACAGGTCGTCATCGCCACCGGGTCCCGGGCGAGCATCCCCGAGGAGATCGCCGTGGCGGCACGGCGCGAGGGCATCACGTTGCACACCTCGGACACGGTGATGCGCCTGCCCGAGCAGCCCGCGCGGATGCTGGTCGTCGGTGGGGGTTTCATCGCCGCCGAGATGGCCCACATCTTCTCCGCGTTCGGGACCCGGGTGACGATCGCGGCTCGCGGTGGGGCGCTGTTGCGCCACCTCGACGACGAGCTCGTCGAGGTCTTCACGGCCCGGGCCCGCGAGCAGTGGGACGTACGCACCTCCACGACGGTCACCGACCTGCACCGTGACGAAGGGGGGATCACCGCCACTCTGTCCGACGGCAGCCATGCCGAGGTGGACGTCGTCCTCGTCGCGACCGGTCGCGCGCCGAGCACCTCGGACCTCGGGCTCGATGTCGCCGGGGTGGATGTGCACGAGGACGGTCGGGTGGTCGTCGACGCCCACGGTCGCACCACCGCCGACGGTGTGTGGTCCCTCGGCGACGCGTCCTCACCGTTCCAACTCAAGCACGTGGCCAACCACGAGGCCCGCGTCGTCGCACACAACCTCGCTCATCCGCAGGACCTGCAGGCGTTCGACCACGGGTCCGTCCCGGAGGCCGTCTTCACCCACCCCCAGATCGCCACCGTCGGACTGACCGAGAGCCAGGCGGTGGCGGCCGGGGTGGACGTCGTGACGAAGGTCCAGAAGTACGGGGACACCGCGTACGGGTGGGCGATGGAGGACACGACGAGCGTGTGCAAGGTGGTCGCGGACCGTCGCACCGGACGACTCGTGGGTGGCCACCTCGTCGGCCCGGAGGCGTCCACGCTCGTCCAGCCGCTGATCCAGATGATGGCCTTCGACCAGCCGGTGTCGCAGATGGTGCGCGGCCAGTACTGGATCCACCCGGCGCTGACCGAGGTCGTCGAGAACGCGCTGCTGGGTCTCGACCTGAACCCGGTCGAGGACCACATCGAGTACCCACACCCCGACTGA
- the ahcY gene encoding adenosylhomocysteinase, whose translation MSFDYTVADLGLAEAGRHQIRLAEHEMPGLMSIREEFSAAQPLKGAKIAGSLHMTVQTAVLIETLTALGAQVRWASCNIYSTQDEAAAAVVVGPNGTPQDPQGVPVFAWKGETLEEYWDCTHQILTWADGEGPNMILDDGGDATMLVHKGAEWEKAGQVPPTTEDDSEEFSVFKALVRRTLAEDPTTWQSVGSGIKGVTEETTTGVLRLYQLAESHDLLFPAINVNDAVTKSKFDNKYGTRHSVLDGLNRATDVLVGGKVAVVAGYGDVGKGVSAALAGQGARVVVTEVDPICALQAAMDGYQVTTMDQAAEYGDIFVTTTGCFDVITADHMAAMKNKAIVSNIGHFDNEIDIAGLARTPGITKTEIKPQVHEWTFTNGSSIIVLSEGRLMNLGNATGHPSFVMSNSFANQTIAQIELFEKAEAYVDEEGNPTVTTLPKHLDEKVARLHLDALGVELTELTKDQAEYLGVDVAGPYKPEHYRY comes from the coding sequence GTGTCCTTCGACTACACGGTCGCCGACCTGGGCCTCGCCGAGGCCGGCCGTCACCAGATTCGCCTCGCCGAGCACGAGATGCCCGGCCTGATGAGTATCCGCGAGGAATTCTCCGCCGCCCAGCCGCTCAAGGGGGCCAAGATCGCCGGCTCCCTGCACATGACCGTGCAGACCGCGGTCCTCATCGAGACCCTCACCGCGCTCGGCGCGCAGGTGCGGTGGGCCAGCTGCAACATCTACTCCACCCAGGACGAGGCGGCCGCCGCGGTCGTCGTCGGTCCGAACGGCACCCCCCAGGACCCCCAGGGCGTCCCCGTCTTCGCATGGAAGGGGGAGACGCTCGAGGAGTACTGGGACTGCACCCACCAGATCCTCACCTGGGCCGACGGCGAGGGCCCCAACATGATCCTCGACGACGGCGGGGACGCCACGATGCTCGTCCACAAGGGCGCCGAGTGGGAGAAGGCCGGCCAGGTGCCGCCGACCACGGAGGACGACTCCGAGGAGTTCAGCGTCTTCAAGGCCCTCGTGCGCCGCACCCTGGCCGAGGACCCCACCACGTGGCAGAGTGTCGGCTCCGGCATCAAGGGAGTCACCGAGGAGACCACCACCGGGGTGCTGCGGCTCTACCAGCTCGCCGAGTCCCACGACCTGCTCTTCCCGGCGATCAACGTCAACGACGCGGTCACGAAGTCCAAGTTCGACAACAAGTACGGCACCCGCCACTCCGTTCTCGACGGCCTCAACCGCGCCACCGACGTGCTCGTCGGCGGCAAGGTCGCGGTCGTCGCCGGCTACGGGGACGTCGGCAAGGGTGTCTCCGCCGCGCTCGCCGGTCAGGGGGCCCGGGTCGTCGTCACCGAGGTCGACCCGATCTGCGCCCTGCAGGCCGCGATGGACGGCTACCAGGTCACGACCATGGACCAGGCCGCCGAGTACGGCGACATCTTCGTCACGACCACCGGATGCTTCGACGTCATCACCGCCGACCACATGGCCGCGATGAAGAACAAGGCGATCGTCTCCAACATCGGCCACTTCGACAACGAGATCGACATCGCCGGCCTTGCCCGGACACCGGGCATCACCAAGACCGAGATCAAGCCGCAGGTCCACGAGTGGACCTTCACCAACGGCAGCTCGATCATCGTGCTGTCCGAGGGGCGCCTGATGAACCTCGGCAATGCAACCGGTCACCCGAGCTTCGTCATGAGCAACTCCTTCGCGAACCAGACGATCGCGCAGATCGAGCTCTTCGAGAAGGCCGAGGCGTACGTCGACGAGGAGGGCAACCCCACGGTCACCACGCTGCCGAAGCACCTCGACGAGAAGGTCGCGCGCCTGCACCTCGACGCCCTCGGTGTCGAGCTGACCGAGCTGACCAAGGACCAGGCCGAGTACCTCGGCGTGGACGTGGCGGGCCCGTACAAGCCGGAGCACTACCGCTACTGA
- the mtrA gene encoding MtrAB system response regulator MtrA, which produces MKGRVLVVDDDQALAEMLGIVLRKEGLDVAHVADGARALDAFHEARPDLVLLDVMLPGLDGIEICRRIRQESGVPIVMLTARTDTVDVVVGLESGADDYIVKPFKPQELIARLRARLRRGDEPEPERLTIGDLTIDVAGHSVTRGHESLALTPLEFDLLVALARKPWQVFSREVLLEQVWGYRHAGDTRLVNVHVQRLRSKIEHDPENPQIVVTVRGVGYKAGSA; this is translated from the coding sequence GTGAAGGGACGTGTCCTCGTCGTCGATGACGACCAGGCGCTGGCAGAGATGCTCGGGATCGTCCTTCGGAAGGAAGGGCTCGACGTCGCGCACGTCGCCGACGGAGCGCGGGCGCTCGACGCCTTCCACGAGGCCCGTCCGGACCTGGTGCTCCTCGACGTCATGCTCCCCGGGCTGGACGGGATCGAGATCTGTCGACGGATCCGGCAGGAGTCGGGAGTCCCGATCGTCATGCTGACCGCCAGGACCGACACCGTCGACGTGGTCGTCGGTCTCGAGTCGGGCGCCGACGACTACATCGTCAAGCCGTTCAAGCCCCAGGAGCTCATCGCGCGGCTGCGCGCCCGCCTGCGTCGCGGGGACGAGCCGGAGCCGGAGCGGTTGACGATCGGCGACCTGACCATCGACGTCGCCGGGCACTCGGTCACGCGGGGCCATGAGTCGCTGGCCCTGACGCCGCTCGAGTTCGATCTGCTGGTCGCCCTCGCGCGCAAGCCGTGGCAGGTCTTCAGCCGTGAGGTCCTCCTCGAGCAGGTCTGGGGATACCGGCACGCCGGCGACACCCGACTGGTCAACGTGCACGTGCAGCGCCTGCGCAGCAAGATCGAGCACGACCCCGAGAACCCCCAGATCGTCGTCACCGTCCGGGGCGTCGGGTACAAGGCCGGGTCGGCCTGA
- a CDS encoding DMT family transporter — MAWLVLIASGMLEAVWATALSASRGLTRPGPTILFVLSLTASMLGLARAMTDIPTGTAYAVWVGIGATLTVGWSMAKGEEAASAGRLALLVLLVGCVAGLKVVA, encoded by the coding sequence ATGGCTTGGCTCGTCCTCATCGCGTCGGGGATGCTCGAAGCGGTCTGGGCCACCGCACTGTCCGCGTCGCGGGGTCTGACCCGTCCCGGACCCACCATCCTCTTCGTCCTCTCCCTCACCGCGAGCATGCTCGGTCTGGCCCGGGCCATGACCGACATCCCCACCGGCACCGCCTATGCGGTGTGGGTCGGCATCGGGGCGACACTCACCGTCGGATGGTCCATGGCGAAGGGGGAGGAAGCCGCCTCCGCCGGCCGGTTGGCACTCCTGGTCCTGCTCGTCGGCTGCGTCGCCGGCCTGAAGGTGGTGGCCTGA